A DNA window from Aminipila luticellarii contains the following coding sequences:
- a CDS encoding peptidylprolyl isomerase has product MKKIVTIEMENGDIMKGELYPEIAPETVKNFETLAKDGFYDGLIFHRVIPGFMIQGGDPTGTGMGGPGHTIKGEFAANGFENNLKHTKGVLSMARAMDPDSAGSQFFIMVEDAPHLDGQYAAFGKITEGLDAADKIVHTKRDISDKPMEKQAMKKITIEEME; this is encoded by the coding sequence ATGAAAAAAATTGTCACGATTGAAATGGAAAACGGAGATATCATGAAAGGAGAGCTATATCCTGAAATCGCACCGGAGACCGTAAAGAACTTTGAGACTCTGGCAAAGGATGGATTCTATGACGGGCTTATTTTTCACAGAGTCATTCCGGGCTTTATGATTCAGGGCGGAGATCCTACCGGCACGGGTATGGGCGGTCCGGGTCATACGATTAAAGGAGAATTCGCGGCGAATGGTTTTGAAAACAATTTAAAACACACAAAGGGCGTTTTGTCTATGGCACGGGCTATGGATCCGGATTCAGCAGGATCCCAGTTTTTTATCATGGTCGAGGATGCACCTCATTTGGATGGACAGTATGCTGCTTTCGGGAAAATCACAGAAGGATTGGATGCTGCGGATAAAATCGTGCATACAAAAAGAGACATTTCAGACAAGCCAATGGAAAAACAGGCTATGAAAAAAATCACGATTGAAGAAATGGAATAA
- a CDS encoding NUDIX domain-containing protein, protein MWTGGVRVIIFDEDKRILMVRQHHENKDIWMLPGGAIEDYEDARQAAAREVKEETGLDVTIEKMVWHVEEVSENRGQRFVNFFLAKRCGGNLELGYDPELFGQEQVMKEVRFISREELKNLENVYPDYLREEIWDFTDYFFGLEKFEGHLESEVLSVLKKRDKTYDSFKLR, encoded by the coding sequence ATGTGGACCGGTGGAGTACGAGTAATTATATTTGATGAGGATAAAAGGATCTTAATGGTCAGACAGCATCATGAAAACAAAGATATCTGGATGCTGCCGGGAGGTGCTATCGAGGATTACGAGGATGCACGGCAGGCAGCAGCACGGGAAGTGAAAGAAGAGACCGGTCTGGATGTGACCATCGAAAAAATGGTCTGGCATGTAGAAGAGGTTTCGGAAAACCGGGGACAACGGTTCGTAAACTTTTTCCTTGCAAAAAGATGCGGCGGAAATCTGGAGCTTGGATATGATCCCGAACTTTTCGGTCAGGAACAGGTGATGAAGGAAGTAAGGTTTATTTCCAGAGAAGAGCTTAAGAATTTAGAAAATGTGTACCCGGATTATCTGAGGGAAGAGATTTGGGACTTTACCGATTATTTTTTCGGACTGGAAAAGTTTGAAGGACATTTGGAAAGTGAAGTGCTGTCGGTTTTAAAAAAGAGAGATAAAACATATGACAGCTTTAAGTTAAGATAA
- a CDS encoding trimeric intracellular cation channel family protein, with product MEFLSLMELIGTVAFAAAGALTAIDRELDYYGISIFAIVTAVGGGIVRDVIINVPPVSLVNPLYVIISLITTVIVITGYNKIVQYQNVVMFCDAIGLAAFTAIGAEAALMNEVYMPLVVITLAVLTGTGGGAIRDVICGDIPYVFRQEVYAVASIFGAVIFMAVYPYFGKFAAVYVSFGVTLATRLISMKFDLHLKKVAKQG from the coding sequence ATGGAATTCCTTTCTCTGATGGAACTAATAGGAACTGTAGCTTTTGCAGCGGCAGGGGCACTGACAGCCATTGACAGAGAGCTGGATTATTACGGCATATCCATTTTTGCCATCGTAACGGCAGTCGGAGGCGGAATCGTCCGGGATGTGATAATCAACGTTCCGCCTGTTTCTCTGGTGAATCCCCTTTATGTTATTATCAGCCTGATTACAACGGTCATTGTTATTACAGGTTATAACAAGATTGTTCAATATCAAAACGTAGTCATGTTTTGCGATGCGATCGGTCTGGCAGCCTTTACGGCTATCGGTGCGGAAGCAGCATTGATGAACGAGGTGTATATGCCCCTTGTGGTCATAACATTAGCTGTTTTGACCGGAACAGGCGGTGGTGCTATAAGAGATGTAATATGCGGAGACATTCCATATGTTTTCAGGCAGGAAGTATATGCGGTAGCCTCTATTTTCGGAGCGGTAATTTTTATGGCGGTATATCCGTATTTCGGAAAATTTGCGGCGGTATATGTTTCTTTTGGTGTGACGCTTGCTACCAGATTAATATCCATGAAGTTTGATCTACATCTAAAAAAGGTTGCGAAGCAAGGATAG
- a CDS encoding proline--tRNA ligase, whose translation MKLSNMHLKTLREVPNEAEIASHILLLRTGMIRKLVSGVYGFMPLGWRSVRKIEEIVRQEMDAKGAQEIHMSAVQPAELWMESGRWFKYGPELWRLKDRNGREFCLGPTHEEIFTDIVRSDVNSYRQLPLNLYQIQTKYRDEARPRFGLMRSREFVMKDAYSFDRTFKDLDKSYDDMYDAYEKVFTRCGLNFRPVEADTGAIGGSNSHEFTALSEVGESEIAYCEKCNMAATTEKAACVDAPASNEKELPLEEVHTPGTKTIEEVADFLKLDKTQTLKALLFVTYDDDGKEKGYVAAFIRGDRELNRTKLVNALNIPEHAIEFADEAKMAAVTGCVGGFTGPVGLHDCKIVVDSEIPGLRNLCAGACKADYHMKNVNYGRDYNADIVADIKLLKVGDPCPVCGAPVKHARGIEVGQVFKLGTKYSESMGAYYKDENQKDQLIVMGCYGIGVTRTLAAIVEQHHDENGIIWPMSVAPYHVIITLVNPEDEVQSKVADDMYQKLLKAGIEVLLDDRKERPGVKFKDADLLGIPIRITVGRGAASGQIEYKRRSETEKEEISAAEAIARAIRTVEEEK comes from the coding sequence ATGAAATTATCGAACATGCATTTGAAGACTTTAAGAGAAGTGCCAAATGAAGCTGAAATTGCCAGCCACATTTTACTTTTAAGAACAGGGATGATTCGAAAGCTGGTATCGGGAGTATATGGATTTATGCCTCTCGGCTGGCGTTCCGTAAGAAAAATCGAGGAGATTGTCAGACAGGAAATGGATGCCAAGGGCGCACAGGAAATACACATGTCTGCGGTACAGCCTGCGGAACTTTGGATGGAATCCGGCCGATGGTTCAAATATGGGCCGGAGCTTTGGAGATTGAAAGACAGAAACGGCAGAGAATTTTGCCTGGGGCCGACTCACGAAGAGATTTTTACAGATATTGTAAGGAGTGACGTAAATTCTTACAGGCAGCTGCCGTTAAATTTGTATCAAATTCAGACGAAGTACAGAGACGAAGCCAGACCGAGATTCGGATTAATGAGAAGCAGAGAATTCGTTATGAAGGATGCGTACTCTTTCGACAGAACGTTTAAGGATCTGGATAAGAGCTATGACGATATGTATGATGCCTATGAAAAGGTCTTCACCAGGTGCGGATTAAATTTCAGACCGGTGGAAGCAGACACCGGAGCCATAGGGGGGAGCAATTCTCATGAATTTACAGCATTATCAGAGGTTGGAGAAAGTGAGATCGCATACTGTGAAAAATGTAATATGGCGGCGACCACAGAAAAAGCAGCATGCGTAGATGCTCCGGCGTCAAATGAAAAGGAACTGCCTTTGGAGGAAGTTCATACTCCGGGAACCAAGACCATTGAAGAGGTCGCTGATTTCTTAAAGCTGGATAAGACCCAGACCCTGAAAGCCTTACTTTTTGTGACCTATGATGACGATGGAAAAGAAAAGGGCTATGTGGCAGCTTTTATACGAGGCGACAGAGAATTGAACAGGACTAAGCTGGTAAATGCCCTGAATATTCCGGAGCATGCCATTGAATTTGCAGATGAAGCTAAAATGGCGGCAGTAACCGGGTGCGTAGGAGGATTTACAGGTCCTGTAGGTCTGCACGACTGTAAGATCGTAGTAGACAGTGAGATACCCGGCCTTAGGAACCTTTGTGCCGGTGCCTGCAAAGCGGATTACCATATGAAAAATGTCAATTACGGCAGAGATTATAACGCGGATATCGTTGCGGACATTAAGCTGCTGAAGGTTGGAGATCCGTGTCCAGTATGCGGAGCACCTGTGAAACATGCCAGAGGAATTGAAGTCGGGCAGGTATTCAAGCTGGGAACAAAATACAGCGAATCTATGGGGGCATATTATAAAGATGAAAATCAAAAAGATCAGCTGATTGTTATGGGATGCTATGGTATTGGTGTGACAAGAACGCTGGCTGCCATTGTAGAGCAGCATCACGATGAGAACGGTATTATTTGGCCTATGTCCGTTGCCCCATATCATGTGATCATTACGCTGGTCAATCCGGAGGATGAAGTACAGTCCAAGGTGGCTGACGATATGTATCAAAAGCTTTTAAAAGCCGGTATCGAAGTGCTTCTTGACGACAGAAAGGAAAGACCCGGCGTAAAGTTCAAGGATGCGGATTTACTTGGGATCCCGATCCGAATCACGGTAGGCCGCGGGGCTGCCAGCGGACAGATTGAATATAAGCGAAGAAGTGAAACGGAAAAAGAAGAGATTTCTGCAGCAGAGGCCATCGCCAGGGCCATCCGGACCGTTGAGGAGGAGAAGTAA
- the ispF gene encoding 2-C-methyl-D-erythritol 2,4-cyclodiphosphate synthase encodes MPMEYRVGTGYDVHRFDKERRLILGGVDIPFELGLAGHSDADVLVHAVMDALLGAAALGDIGKHFPDTDERYRGISSMKLLEQVLQLLEASGYCIGNIDATIIAQEPKLMPFIEDMKINIAETLKISHNKVNIKATTTERLGFTGRKEGIASEAVCILNKI; translated from the coding sequence ATGCCGATGGAATACAGAGTGGGCACTGGATATGACGTACATCGATTTGATAAGGAGAGACGCTTAATTTTGGGAGGAGTGGACATTCCCTTTGAGTTGGGTCTGGCCGGACATTCCGATGCGGATGTTTTAGTGCATGCGGTTATGGACGCCCTGCTGGGGGCAGCGGCACTGGGTGATATAGGAAAACATTTCCCGGATACGGATGAAAGATATAGAGGCATTTCAAGCATGAAGCTGTTGGAACAAGTCTTACAGCTCTTGGAAGCAAGTGGATATTGCATAGGCAATATCGATGCGACCATCATAGCACAGGAGCCTAAGCTGATGCCTTTTATAGAGGATATGAAAATAAATATTGCTGAAACTTTAAAAATAAGTCATAATAAAGTGAATATAAAAGCGACGACAACAGAGAGGCTGGGCTTTACCGGACGAAAAGAAGGTATTGCTTCAGAAGCTGTATGCATATTGAATAAAATTTGA
- a CDS encoding PIN/TRAM domain-containing protein → MLKKLIRIILTVVGAMVGYGVFLLSEFMYGLSGTSLESKFTETQLAVTALCFAIIFGILFFRAAPSLGKHSVKVAKGIESDLQGVSTNEIVSGTFGLIVGLVIAFLVSQIYATIQFFYIGTILSIVTYLIMGYLGVIIATKRFKDITGAWLARSKGGQSSKSKSKLADATPKILDTSVIIDGRIADIMKTGFIEGNIVIPEFVLLELQHIADSSDGLKRNRGRRGLDILNKIQEEYGIDIYNTASEKSLDEIPEVDVKLLKLAQIMNGKVVTNDFNLNKVAGIKGVKVLNINELANTLKPVVLPGEDMKLFMVKEGKESNQAVAYLDDGTMIVVEDGRRYIGQNITVTVTSVLQTSAGRMIFAKPKR, encoded by the coding sequence ATGTTGAAGAAACTAATACGGATCATTCTGACTGTCGTTGGTGCCATGGTGGGATATGGTGTGTTCTTATTAAGTGAATTTATGTATGGCTTATCAGGAACTTCTTTGGAAAGTAAATTCACAGAAACACAGTTAGCGGTAACTGCGCTATGTTTTGCTATTATTTTTGGAATTTTATTTTTTAGAGCAGCCCCTAGTCTCGGCAAGCACAGCGTCAAGGTTGCAAAAGGAATTGAGTCCGATCTGCAAGGTGTTTCTACAAATGAAATTGTATCAGGAACTTTTGGATTGATCGTCGGTCTGGTCATTGCTTTTTTAGTGAGCCAGATTTATGCAACCATCCAATTTTTTTATATCGGTACCATTTTAAGCATCGTTACGTATCTCATCATGGGATATCTAGGTGTGATCATTGCGACCAAGCGGTTCAAGGATATAACTGGGGCGTGGCTGGCAAGGAGCAAAGGAGGACAATCCTCCAAATCTAAAAGTAAGCTGGCGGATGCCACTCCGAAGATTCTGGATACAAGCGTAATCATTGACGGAAGAATTGCTGACATCATGAAAACGGGATTCATTGAAGGAAATATTGTGATTCCGGAGTTTGTATTGCTGGAGCTGCAGCATATTGCAGATTCATCAGATGGACTGAAAAGAAACAGAGGTCGCAGAGGCCTGGATATTTTAAATAAGATTCAGGAGGAATATGGTATTGATATTTACAATACCGCCTCAGAAAAATCTCTGGATGAAATTCCCGAAGTGGATGTCAAGCTTTTGAAGCTTGCACAGATCATGAATGGCAAGGTTGTTACAAATGACTTTAATCTGAACAAGGTGGCGGGGATAAAGGGAGTAAAGGTCCTGAATATTAATGAACTGGCCAACACGTTGAAGCCGGTAGTGCTTCCCGGGGAAGATATGAAGCTTTTCATGGTAAAGGAAGGAAAAGAAAGCAATCAGGCAGTCGCTTATCTGGATGACGGAACGATGATTGTTGTTGAAGACGGAAGAAGATATATCGGACAGAATATAACGGTTACTGTAACAAGCGTACTGCAAACGTCCGCGGGACGTATGATCTTTGCAAAACCAAAGAGATAA
- a CDS encoding CarD family transcriptional regulator — translation MYTVGDKVVYPMHGAGVIEKIEEKKILGETRKYYILKLPCGDMKVMIPVENSNDVGVREIISEEELKGVLSALKDDSSQMPSNWNRRYRENMEKLKTGDVMEVAEVVRNLVRMDRQKKLSTGEKKMLTNAKQILLSEIILVRDIGQNEANDIIDRAI, via the coding sequence ATGTATACCGTGGGAGATAAAGTCGTATATCCGATGCATGGCGCAGGAGTCATAGAAAAAATAGAAGAGAAAAAAATTCTAGGCGAGACAAGAAAATATTACATCTTGAAGTTGCCTTGCGGGGATATGAAAGTAATGATTCCTGTAGAGAACAGCAACGACGTTGGGGTGCGTGAAATTATTTCTGAGGAAGAGCTAAAGGGGGTTCTTTCCGCCTTAAAAGATGATTCAAGCCAGATGCCAAGCAACTGGAACCGAAGGTATCGTGAAAATATGGAAAAATTAAAGACAGGCGATGTTATGGAAGTCGCCGAAGTCGTCCGAAACTTGGTTCGCATGGACAGACAAAAAAAGTTGTCTACAGGGGAGAAAAAGATGCTGACCAATGCAAAGCAGATTTTGCTCAGTGAAATTATTCTGGTTAGGGATATCGGACAAAACGAAGCAAACGATATTATTGACAGGGCAATTTAA
- a CDS encoding sensor histidine kinase, translating to MKIKLSKIHFDKNSINFKLWAYFVLFAALLLSLLWLLQIFFLNTYYQEMKITETNRVANVIAEKYGKEDFVDTIRSLSVSNDMYIQIETDDAILFSPGNESGRMPIYMYLPEMSTVRKMLFQDNRESASVIIPEKNPGHGDKKTLAYASFLKKSPDEKVILYIFSPLFPVDSTVGILRNQLMYVTIISLGIAFSLSLYLSNRISKPIRSITKSAERLAAGEYGVPFSGGHYTEIIQLADTLNMTSVELKKTDALRKDLIANVSHDLRTPLTMVKSYAEMIRDISGDNPEKRNAHLEVIIEEADRLNLLVTDMLDLSRLQTHVTPLEKREFDLSEAARSIVNALGIYESREGYRFILESPEEKVLVKADENQIKRVISNLLNNAVKYCGEDKEVHVKILDEGGAVRCEVSDHGMGIAPDELDQIWERYYKASTNHVREVKSTGLGLSIVKEIILLHGGRYGVESEKGVGSTFYFELDKA from the coding sequence ATGAAAATAAAGCTATCGAAAATACATTTTGATAAGAATAGCATAAACTTTAAGCTGTGGGCTTATTTTGTTCTGTTTGCTGCTTTATTGCTATCTCTTTTATGGCTTTTGCAGATTTTCTTTTTAAATACGTATTATCAGGAAATGAAGATAACGGAGACCAACAGAGTGGCCAACGTCATTGCGGAGAAATATGGAAAGGAAGACTTTGTGGACACCATCAGATCCCTGTCCGTATCCAATGATATGTATATCCAGATCGAAACGGATGACGCCATCTTGTTTTCTCCGGGGAATGAGTCGGGCAGGATGCCGATTTATATGTATCTGCCCGAAATGAGCACGGTTCGAAAAATGTTGTTTCAGGACAACCGCGAGAGCGCTTCTGTGATTATACCGGAAAAAAATCCCGGTCATGGAGATAAAAAAACCTTAGCTTATGCAAGCTTTTTAAAAAAATCACCGGATGAGAAAGTTATTCTGTATATTTTCTCTCCTTTGTTCCCGGTGGATTCCACAGTGGGAATCCTAAGGAACCAACTGATGTATGTGACCATTATTTCCTTGGGAATTGCTTTCAGCCTATCCTTATATCTGTCTAACAGGATTTCAAAACCAATACGGAGCATCACAAAATCTGCGGAAAGGCTGGCGGCGGGAGAGTATGGCGTTCCTTTTTCAGGCGGTCACTATACCGAGATCATACAGCTGGCAGATACCCTAAATATGACATCGGTTGAACTAAAGAAAACGGATGCGCTTAGAAAGGATTTGATTGCCAATGTTTCCCACGATTTAAGAACTCCTTTGACCATGGTCAAATCCTATGCGGAAATGATCCGGGATATTTCCGGAGATAATCCGGAAAAGAGAAATGCCCATTTGGAGGTCATTATTGAAGAGGCAGATCGGTTAAACCTACTGGTTACGGATATGCTGGATCTTTCCAGACTGCAGACGCACGTAACTCCTTTGGAGAAAAGGGAATTTGATCTTTCTGAGGCGGCTCGAAGCATTGTAAACGCTCTGGGAATCTATGAAAGCCGGGAGGGGTATCGATTCATTCTGGAGAGCCCGGAGGAGAAAGTTCTTGTCAAGGCGGACGAAAATCAAATAAAGCGGGTCATATCCAATTTGCTTAACAACGCCGTCAAATACTGCGGGGAAGACAAAGAGGTTCATGTAAAGATCTTAGATGAAGGCGGTGCGGTAAGGTGTGAGGTTTCCGATCATGGGATGGGTATTGCTCCTGATGAGCTGGATCAGATCTGGGAGCGATATTATAAAGCCAGCACCAACCACGTCCGGGAGGTAAAGAGTACAGGGCTCGGCCTGTCCATCGTCAAAGAAATTATCCTTTTGCACGGTGGCCGTTACGGCGTAGAAAGTGAAAAGGGAGTAGGCAGTACCTTTTACTTTGAATTGGATAAAGCGTAA
- a CDS encoding response regulator transcription factor, which yields MSKLLVVDDEVKIREVIREYAEFNNYEVDEAADGMEAIGLCKLNEYDLIILDVMMPKLDGFSTCKELRKFKDTPVIMLSARGEEYDKLFGFELGVDDYVVKPFSPKELMARVHAVLTRKASAQPEEQDVLNFKGLSINIPARTVLVDGEKIELTPKEYDLLFYLAKNCNLALSRDKLLSDIWGYDFFGDDRTIDTHIKNLRNNLGPYRDFIVTLRGVGYKFEA from the coding sequence ATGAGTAAATTGTTAGTCGTGGATGACGAAGTTAAAATCCGAGAAGTCATAAGAGAATATGCTGAATTTAACAACTATGAGGTGGATGAAGCTGCAGATGGAATGGAAGCAATAGGACTTTGCAAATTAAACGAATATGATTTAATTATTCTTGATGTGATGATGCCGAAGCTGGATGGATTTTCCACCTGTAAGGAGCTTAGAAAGTTTAAGGATACACCGGTGATCATGCTTTCAGCCAGAGGGGAGGAGTATGACAAGTTGTTCGGCTTTGAATTGGGGGTAGACGATTATGTAGTTAAGCCATTCAGTCCCAAGGAACTGATGGCAAGAGTCCATGCAGTGCTGACGAGGAAGGCTTCCGCACAGCCGGAGGAACAGGATGTTCTTAATTTTAAAGGGTTATCCATCAATATTCCTGCAAGGACGGTTCTTGTAGACGGTGAAAAGATTGAACTGACCCCAAAGGAATATGACCTTTTGTTTTATTTGGCTAAAAATTGCAATCTGGCATTGTCCAGAGACAAGCTGTTATCGGATATCTGGGGATATGATTTCTTCGGTGATGATCGGACCATCGATACCCATATAAAAAACTTAAGAAATAATCTGGGACCATATAGAGATTTTATTGTTACTTTGCGAGGCGTGGGATATAAATTTGAGGCGTAG
- a CDS encoding APC family permease: MKTELKEKYGLITAIAMVVGIVIGSGVFFKAEKVLNATGGNLPLGILAWVIGGLIMIACAYTFAVMATRYQYVNGIVDYAEATMGSTYGYYVGWFMALIYYPTLTSVLAWVSARYTCVLFGFDIVGGPCMTMACFFLIASYALNTLSPVLSGKFQVSTTVIKLIPLFLMAVIGTIVGLKTGMTAQNFTNVVTEVNQSHALFTAVVATAFAYEGWIVATSINAELKDSKKNLPIALVCGTFIIMAVYILYYVGLAGAVTNKVMMAGGEAGAKLAFETLFTNVGGTLIFVFVIISCLGTLNGLMLGCSRGIYSIASRNEGPHPEVFGQVDKVTNMPTNSSVLGVLLCAGWLLYFYGANLADPKWFGFFCFDSSELPIVSIYALYVPIFLMMIKKETDLSAFKRFLMPILAIIGCVFMIVAACFSHGIAVVAYLIVFAIIMLIGAVLNKKK; encoded by the coding sequence ATGAAAACCGAATTAAAAGAGAAATATGGCCTCATTACTGCCATTGCAATGGTTGTAGGAATAGTCATAGGAAGCGGTGTCTTTTTTAAAGCAGAAAAGGTACTTAATGCCACTGGTGGCAACCTTCCTCTTGGTATTCTTGCCTGGGTGATCGGAGGCCTGATCATGATTGCCTGCGCATATACCTTTGCCGTTATGGCAACAAGATATCAATACGTAAATGGTATCGTGGATTATGCAGAGGCCACCATGGGCAGCACCTACGGATATTATGTAGGCTGGTTCATGGCACTCATTTATTACCCTACGCTTACCTCCGTGCTGGCCTGGGTATCTGCCAGATATACCTGCGTGTTGTTTGGCTTTGACATTGTGGGCGGTCCCTGTATGACCATGGCATGCTTTTTCCTGATTGCCAGCTATGCGCTGAATACCTTATCCCCTGTGCTTTCCGGTAAGTTTCAGGTGTCGACCACAGTTATCAAGTTAATTCCGTTATTTTTAATGGCCGTTATCGGAACCATCGTAGGGCTGAAAACCGGAATGACTGCACAGAATTTCACAAACGTGGTAACAGAGGTGAATCAGTCACATGCCCTGTTTACAGCAGTTGTTGCCACAGCCTTTGCCTATGAAGGCTGGATCGTTGCTACCAGCATTAATGCCGAATTAAAAGACTCTAAAAAGAACTTACCGATTGCTTTAGTCTGCGGAACCTTTATTATTATGGCCGTATACATTCTTTACTATGTAGGCCTTGCGGGAGCTGTTACCAATAAAGTCATGATGGCCGGAGGAGAAGCAGGAGCGAAGCTTGCATTTGAAACACTGTTTACGAATGTCGGCGGAACACTGATTTTTGTATTTGTCATTATTTCATGTCTGGGCACGTTGAACGGGCTAATGCTGGGCTGTTCCAGAGGGATTTATTCCATCGCCTCGAGAAATGAAGGACCTCATCCAGAGGTGTTCGGACAGGTGGATAAAGTGACCAACATGCCTACCAATTCTTCTGTTTTAGGCGTACTGTTATGTGCCGGCTGGCTGCTGTACTTTTATGGTGCAAACCTGGCAGACCCCAAATGGTTCGGATTTTTCTGCTTCGACTCATCGGAGCTTCCGATCGTATCTATTTACGCACTGTATGTTCCGATCTTCCTTATGATGATCAAAAAGGAAACCGATTTATCTGCATTTAAACGTTTCCTTATGCCGATACTGGCTATCATCGGATGCGTGTTTATGATCGTTGCTGCTTGTTTCTCCCACGGCATCGCCGTTGTTGCATACTTGATCGTATTTGCGATTATCATGCTTATCGGAGCCGTACTTAACAAAAAGAAATAG